In one window of Macrotis lagotis isolate mMagLag1 chromosome 5, bilby.v1.9.chrom.fasta, whole genome shotgun sequence DNA:
- the RNF146 gene encoding E3 ubiquitin-protein ligase RNF146 isoform X1 gives MIEMMAGCGEIDHTINMLPTNRKANESCSNAGPSLTVPECAICLQTCVHPVSLPCKHVFCYLCVKGASWLGKRCALCRQEIPEDFLDKPTLLSPEELKAASRGNGEYAWYYEGRNGWWQYDERTSRELEDAFSKGKKSTEMLIAGFLYVADLENMVQYRRNEHGRRRKIKRDIIDIPKKGVAGLRLDCDSTAVNLARENSADGADNISAQAGASVLPLVSTSVRPITSLDGQLTSPATPSPDASTSLEDSFAHLQISGDSMTERSHRGEGEEDHELLSSGRVPAPDTSVEETESDASSDSEDVSAHIAQHLSSTQQRHLVPNVNQVAADRPAAGGGVVSASVRSRRPDGQCTVTEV, from the exons ATGATAGAAAT GATGGCTGGCTGTGGTGAAATTGATCACACCATAAACATGCTCCCCACGAACAGAAAGGCAAATGAGTCCTGTTCCAATGCCGGACCTTCTCTCACTGTCCCTGAATGTGCCATCTGTCTGCAAACATGTGTTCACCCAGTCAGTCTTCCTTGTAAGCATGTATTCTGCTATTTGTGTGTAAAGGGAGCTTCATGGCTTGGAAAGCGATGTGCACTCTGTCGGCAGGAGATTCCTGAGGACTTTCTTGACAAGCCAACCTTATTATCACCAGAGGAACTAAAAGCAGCAAGTAGAGGCAATGGAGAATATGCCTGGTAttatgaaggaagaaatggatggTGGCAGTATGATGAACGAACCAGCAGGGAGCTGGAAGATGCTTTCTCCAAAGGTAAAAAGAGCACTGAAATGTTAATTGCTGGGTTTCTTTATGTTGCTGATCTGGAAAACATGGTTCAATACAGGAGAAATGAACATGGACGACGTAGGAAAATTAAACGAGATATAATAGACATACCAAAGAAGGGAGTAGCTGGACTTAGGCTGGACTGTGACTCTACTGCTGTGAACTTAGCAAGAGAAAACTCTGCAGATGGAGCGGACAATATATCAGCTCAGGCTGGGGCTTCTGTGCTGCCTCTAGTGTCTACATCTGTTAGACCCATAACTTCATTAGATGGCCAGTTAACAAGCCCTGCGACACCTTCACCTGATGCAAGCACTTCTCTAGAGGACTCTTTTGCTCACTTGCAAATCAGTGGAGACAGCATGACTGAAAGGAGTCataggggagagggagaggaagaccATGAATTACTATCTTCAGGCAGGGTACCAGCACCAGACACCTccgttgaggaaactgaatcagatGCTAGTAGTGATAGTGAGGATGTATCTGCTCATATTGCACAACACTTATCTTCAACTCAGCAGAGACATTTGGTTCCAAATGTAAATCAGGTAGCAGCTGATAGACCTGCAGCAGGGGGTGGAGTAGTCAGTGCCAGTGTCAGGTCTAGAAGACCTGATGGACAGTGCACAGTAACTGAAGTTTAA
- the RNF146 gene encoding E3 ubiquitin-protein ligase RNF146 isoform X2: MAGCGEIDHTINMLPTNRKANESCSNAGPSLTVPECAICLQTCVHPVSLPCKHVFCYLCVKGASWLGKRCALCRQEIPEDFLDKPTLLSPEELKAASRGNGEYAWYYEGRNGWWQYDERTSRELEDAFSKGKKSTEMLIAGFLYVADLENMVQYRRNEHGRRRKIKRDIIDIPKKGVAGLRLDCDSTAVNLARENSADGADNISAQAGASVLPLVSTSVRPITSLDGQLTSPATPSPDASTSLEDSFAHLQISGDSMTERSHRGEGEEDHELLSSGRVPAPDTSVEETESDASSDSEDVSAHIAQHLSSTQQRHLVPNVNQVAADRPAAGGGVVSASVRSRRPDGQCTVTEV, translated from the coding sequence ATGGCTGGCTGTGGTGAAATTGATCACACCATAAACATGCTCCCCACGAACAGAAAGGCAAATGAGTCCTGTTCCAATGCCGGACCTTCTCTCACTGTCCCTGAATGTGCCATCTGTCTGCAAACATGTGTTCACCCAGTCAGTCTTCCTTGTAAGCATGTATTCTGCTATTTGTGTGTAAAGGGAGCTTCATGGCTTGGAAAGCGATGTGCACTCTGTCGGCAGGAGATTCCTGAGGACTTTCTTGACAAGCCAACCTTATTATCACCAGAGGAACTAAAAGCAGCAAGTAGAGGCAATGGAGAATATGCCTGGTAttatgaaggaagaaatggatggTGGCAGTATGATGAACGAACCAGCAGGGAGCTGGAAGATGCTTTCTCCAAAGGTAAAAAGAGCACTGAAATGTTAATTGCTGGGTTTCTTTATGTTGCTGATCTGGAAAACATGGTTCAATACAGGAGAAATGAACATGGACGACGTAGGAAAATTAAACGAGATATAATAGACATACCAAAGAAGGGAGTAGCTGGACTTAGGCTGGACTGTGACTCTACTGCTGTGAACTTAGCAAGAGAAAACTCTGCAGATGGAGCGGACAATATATCAGCTCAGGCTGGGGCTTCTGTGCTGCCTCTAGTGTCTACATCTGTTAGACCCATAACTTCATTAGATGGCCAGTTAACAAGCCCTGCGACACCTTCACCTGATGCAAGCACTTCTCTAGAGGACTCTTTTGCTCACTTGCAAATCAGTGGAGACAGCATGACTGAAAGGAGTCataggggagagggagaggaagaccATGAATTACTATCTTCAGGCAGGGTACCAGCACCAGACACCTccgttgaggaaactgaatcagatGCTAGTAGTGATAGTGAGGATGTATCTGCTCATATTGCACAACACTTATCTTCAACTCAGCAGAGACATTTGGTTCCAAATGTAAATCAGGTAGCAGCTGATAGACCTGCAGCAGGGGGTGGAGTAGTCAGTGCCAGTGTCAGGTCTAGAAGACCTGATGGACAGTGCACAGTAACTGAAGTTTAA